A genomic segment from Janthinobacterium sp. 64 encodes:
- the miaA gene encoding tRNA (adenosine(37)-N6)-dimethylallyltransferase MiaA, whose amino-acid sequence MTIPPHLPLAVAIMGPTASGKTASALAIAQAIPSEIISVDSALVYRGMDIGTAKPSKEELAQVPHHLIDIIDPLDAYSVAQFRNDTLRLVSEITARGKLPLLVGGTMLYFKGLADGLDDLPGADPALRAQLEEDAAAIGWPAMHARLALQDPVTAARLAPQDAQRIGRALEIIALSGQPMSALLARREKTVLPFQLQSFALEPSDRAVLHARIATRFDLMLKNDALLDEVDGLRRRGDLHPGLPSMRCVGYRQAWEYLDGHIDRAALRETGIIATRQLAKRQLTWLRSMPERIVIDCLGPDPAAAMLAQIQPLLK is encoded by the coding sequence ATGACAATCCCCCCACACCTCCCCCTGGCCGTCGCCATCATGGGCCCCACGGCCAGCGGCAAGACGGCCAGTGCGCTGGCCATCGCGCAAGCGATTCCGTCCGAGATCATTTCCGTCGATTCCGCCCTCGTCTACCGCGGCATGGATATCGGCACGGCCAAGCCGTCAAAGGAAGAACTGGCCCAGGTACCGCATCATCTGATCGACATCATCGACCCGCTCGACGCGTATTCCGTGGCGCAGTTCCGCAACGATACGCTGCGCCTGGTGAGCGAGATCACGGCGCGCGGCAAGCTGCCGCTGCTGGTCGGCGGCACCATGCTGTATTTTAAAGGCCTGGCCGATGGCCTCGACGATTTGCCCGGCGCCGACCCTGCCTTGCGCGCCCAGCTGGAAGAAGATGCGGCCGCCATCGGCTGGCCCGCCATGCATGCGCGCCTGGCGCTGCAAGACCCTGTCACGGCCGCGCGTCTGGCGCCGCAGGACGCGCAGCGCATCGGCCGCGCGCTGGAAATCATCGCCCTGTCCGGCCAGCCCATGTCGGCCCTGCTGGCGCGGCGCGAAAAGACCGTGCTGCCATTTCAATTGCAATCGTTCGCGCTGGAACCGTCGGACCGCGCCGTGCTGCACGCGCGCATCGCCACGCGCTTCGACCTGATGCTGAAAAACGACGCCCTGCTCGATGAAGTGGATGGGTTGCGCCGGCGCGGCGACCTGCACCCGGGCTTGCCCTCGATGCGCTGCGTCGGTTACCGCCAGGCCTGGGAATACCTCGATGGCCACATCGACCGCGCCGCCTTGCGCGAGACGGGCATCATCGCCACGCGCCAGCTGGCCAAGCGCCAACTCACCTGGTTGCGCTCGATGCCCGAACGCATCGTCATCGATTGCCTGGGCCCTGATCCGGCCGCAGCCATGCTGGCACAAATCCAGCCATTGCTAAAGTAA
- a CDS encoding sigma-70 family RNA polymerase sigma factor, protein MSAIQPSLQQQVHTLYSEHHGWLVGWLRKKLSCPHGAADVAQDTFLRIIASRDALFGMREPRAYLSTTAKRLLLDRARRQILERSYLAELALLADSLPGAPSPDEILMAVQALGQIATALDGLSSKARDAFLLHYLEEQSQAAVAAQLNVSTRMVQKYLVQALLACRHACPAMAA, encoded by the coding sequence ATGTCCGCCATCCAGCCCAGCCTGCAGCAGCAAGTGCACACGCTCTACAGCGAGCATCACGGCTGGCTGGTCGGCTGGCTGCGCAAGAAACTCAGTTGCCCGCATGGCGCGGCCGACGTGGCGCAAGATACCTTTTTACGCATCATCGCCTCGCGCGACGCGCTGTTCGGCATGCGCGAGCCGCGCGCCTATCTGTCGACGACGGCAAAGCGCTTGCTGCTCGACCGCGCGCGCCGGCAGATACTCGAACGCAGCTATCTGGCGGAACTGGCCCTGCTGGCCGACAGCCTGCCCGGCGCACCGTCGCCCGACGAGATCCTGATGGCCGTGCAGGCGCTCGGGCAGATCGCCACGGCGCTGGACGGATTGTCCAGCAAGGCGCGCGACGCCTTCTTGCTGCACTACCTGGAAGAGCAGTCGCAGGCCGCCGTCGCCGCGCAACTGAACGTCTCCACGCGCATGGTGCAAAAATACCTGGTGCAAGCCTTGCTGGCCTGCCGCCACGCCTGCCCGGCCATGGCGGCATGA
- a CDS encoding FecR family protein: MSGTRADSAAEQAARWIVRLSADDPAERDTARAGFAAWKAADPRHASAAAGMENLLRQLSAVREPAGGDHRPARAALAAVAPNRPRQRLRQLAAASAVAVLMLTGALALGERPAYLLADLRSPTGQWSTHTLADGSRLTLAGNSAVNVHFNGGERHVELVRGDILVDVAKDAQRPFFVDSGPAAIRALGTRFAVRRDDGATILSMLESTVLARVPQHPAVVVQAGQRTRITDDGVGPLTSIDAASVQQAWRARQLVVDDLPLAEVLDELARHRPGQLHYDRAQIGGIRVAAVLPLDDTDKALQLLIDNFPQLRIRMLTRYLVMVDAPAKK, encoded by the coding sequence ATGAGCGGCACGCGCGCCGATAGCGCCGCCGAACAGGCCGCCCGCTGGATCGTGCGCCTGAGTGCCGACGACCCGGCCGAGCGCGACACCGCGCGGGCCGGCTTCGCTGCCTGGAAGGCGGCCGACCCGCGGCACGCGAGCGCGGCCGCCGGCATGGAAAACCTGCTGCGCCAATTGAGCGCCGTGCGCGAACCGGCCGGCGGCGACCATCGCCCCGCGCGCGCCGCCCTGGCCGCCGTCGCGCCGAATCGCCCCCGCCAGCGTCTGCGCCAGCTGGCCGCAGCCAGCGCCGTGGCCGTACTGATGCTGACCGGTGCGCTGGCTCTCGGCGAGCGCCCCGCCTATTTGCTGGCCGACCTGCGCAGCCCCACCGGGCAATGGTCCACGCATACCCTGGCCGATGGCAGCCGCCTCACCCTGGCCGGCAACAGCGCCGTCAACGTGCATTTCAATGGGGGCGAGCGGCATGTGGAGCTGGTGCGTGGCGACATCCTCGTCGACGTGGCCAAGGATGCGCAGCGCCCCTTCTTCGTCGACAGCGGCCCGGCGGCGATCCGCGCGCTGGGCACGCGTTTTGCCGTGCGCAGGGACGATGGCGCCACCATCCTGAGCATGCTGGAATCCACAGTGCTGGCGCGGGTGCCGCAACATCCGGCCGTCGTGGTGCAGGCGGGCCAGCGCACGCGCATCACGGACGATGGCGTCGGGCCGCTGACCAGCATCGATGCGGCCAGCGTGCAGCAAGCCTGGCGCGCGCGCCAGCTGGTGGTCGACGACTTGCCGCTGGCCGAGGTGCTCGACGAACTGGCGCGCCACCGCCCAGGCCAGCTGCACTACGACCGCGCACAGATCGGGGGCATCCGCGTGGCCGCCGTGCTGCCGCTGGACGACACGGACAAGGCGCTGCAGCTACTCATCGACAATTTCCCGCAGCTGCGCATCCGCATGCTGACGCGCTATCTGGTGATGGTGGACGCTCCGGCCAAAAAGTAA
- a CDS encoding TonB-dependent siderophore receptor, with protein sequence MSARIVTVSSPRALRTRLHPFALAALLLAGAGLHTQAIAQATPAVASYAIPAGPLAGALNRYAQQAGVSIVIDAARVQGLQTAGLQGSYAIDDGFAVLLRGSGYAIGKTATGYVLVAAPAVAAPTAAASAASAAERTMPSITIVGQAEQGATTEGSGSYTARKITLGKGEQSMKDMPQSVSVLTRQRLDDQGITDLREAVNNVTGVVGVHGVGPGVVITARGFQIDQWQYDGVPIDRNTYALGNWGQENMVIYDRLEVLRGASSLLEGTGSPGGSVNLVRKRPLATRQVVLTGRAGSWDHYGAQLDVSTPLNADGSLRGRAIVDEDDSHSFIDQVWSRNRTMYAALDYDLSPATTVGLAVSNVNGRGRPMFIGLARYADGSELGLPRSTFTGADWNRSKVEQTTVNLDLEHHFNSQWTFKTAALGVDERTNSTHQRMAGTIKANGSGSMYGDFSTDFKNQKRGIDAFVRGKFDGLGIAQEVVVGASYVKFHSDDRYARAWTQGAQIFNIDHHRPWQDFDTIAARGVSSNSTYDMRQKGLYGTWNGQLTSHLKALLGGRFSWYDFVYAPQGGTADTTRVTAKFTPSAALMYALTPQWSTYASYAGVFQPQTNRNAAGQILKPITGDSYEAGVKGELLDGKVNTSLAVFRYEHKDRAVNDYAAGFACDGWYCSRASGKVRSQGLEAEVAGEVARGLQLSAGYAYTTTTYLDDPDNKGEVFSTWTPKHMLRLWSGYTLPGEWNKFSVGAGVNMQSHTLDFGRSFDVAGFSLWNARLAWQATPQLSLAVNVNNLFDKRYVIPSYNDTGGNNHFGDPRNVQLTLKYTPKW encoded by the coding sequence ATGTCCGCTCGTATCGTTACCGTTTCCTCACCGCGCGCGCTGCGCACGCGGCTGCATCCATTCGCCTTGGCCGCCCTGCTGCTGGCCGGCGCCGGCCTGCACACCCAGGCCATCGCCCAGGCCACGCCGGCGGTCGCCAGCTACGCCATCCCCGCCGGCCCGCTGGCCGGCGCGCTGAACCGCTATGCGCAGCAGGCCGGCGTGTCCATCGTCATCGACGCGGCCAGGGTGCAGGGGCTGCAAACGGCCGGCCTGCAGGGCAGCTACGCCATCGACGACGGCTTTGCCGTGCTGCTGCGCGGCAGCGGCTACGCCATCGGCAAGACGGCCACCGGCTATGTGCTGGTGGCCGCGCCTGCAGTCGCCGCGCCCACGGCGGCGGCAAGCGCCGCTTCGGCAGCCGAGCGCACCATGCCCTCGATTACCATCGTCGGCCAGGCCGAGCAAGGCGCCACCACGGAAGGCAGCGGCTCCTACACGGCGCGCAAAATCACCCTCGGCAAGGGCGAGCAGTCGATGAAGGACATGCCGCAATCGGTCAGCGTGCTGACGCGCCAGCGCCTGGACGACCAGGGCATCACGGACTTGCGCGAAGCCGTCAATAACGTCACCGGCGTGGTCGGCGTGCATGGCGTGGGGCCGGGCGTGGTCATCACGGCGCGCGGCTTCCAGATCGACCAGTGGCAGTACGATGGCGTGCCGATCGACCGCAACACCTATGCATTGGGTAACTGGGGCCAGGAAAACATGGTCATCTACGACCGCCTGGAAGTGCTGCGCGGGGCATCGAGCCTGCTCGAAGGCACGGGCAGCCCGGGCGGCTCCGTCAACCTGGTGCGCAAGCGCCCGCTGGCCACGCGCCAGGTCGTGCTCACGGGCCGCGCCGGCTCATGGGACCATTATGGCGCCCAGCTCGACGTCAGCACGCCGCTGAATGCGGACGGCAGCCTGCGCGGACGCGCCATCGTCGATGAAGACGACAGCCACTCCTTCATCGACCAGGTGTGGAGCAGGAACCGCACCATGTATGCGGCACTCGACTACGACCTCAGTCCCGCCACCACCGTGGGCCTGGCCGTGAGCAACGTCAACGGGCGAGGCCGCCCGATGTTCATCGGCCTGGCGCGCTACGCCGACGGCAGCGAGCTGGGATTGCCACGTTCGACCTTTACGGGCGCCGACTGGAACCGCAGCAAGGTGGAACAGACCACCGTCAACCTGGACCTGGAACACCACTTCAACAGCCAGTGGACCTTCAAGACGGCCGCGCTGGGCGTCGATGAACGCACCAATTCGACCCACCAGCGCATGGCCGGCACCATCAAGGCCAATGGCAGCGGTTCCATGTACGGCGACTTCTCCACCGATTTCAAGAACCAGAAGCGCGGCATCGACGCCTTTGTCCGCGGCAAATTCGATGGCCTGGGCATCGCGCAGGAAGTCGTCGTGGGCGCAAGCTATGTGAAGTTCCATTCCGACGACCGCTATGCGCGCGCCTGGACGCAAGGCGCGCAGATCTTCAACATCGACCATCACCGCCCGTGGCAGGACTTCGACACCATCGCCGCGCGCGGCGTGAGCTCCAACAGCACCTACGACATGCGCCAGAAAGGCCTGTACGGCACCTGGAACGGCCAGCTGACCAGTCATCTGAAAGCCCTGCTGGGCGGGCGTTTCAGCTGGTATGACTTCGTGTATGCCCCCCAGGGTGGCACGGCAGACACCACCCGTGTCACGGCCAAGTTCACGCCATCGGCAGCCCTGATGTATGCGCTAACGCCGCAATGGTCCACCTACGCCAGCTATGCGGGCGTGTTCCAGCCGCAGACGAACCGCAACGCGGCGGGCCAGATCCTCAAGCCGATCACGGGCGACAGCTACGAAGCGGGCGTCAAGGGCGAACTGCTGGACGGTAAAGTCAACACCTCGCTGGCCGTCTTCCGCTACGAGCACAAGGACCGCGCCGTCAACGATTACGCGGCCGGTTTCGCCTGCGACGGCTGGTACTGCTCGCGTGCCTCGGGCAAGGTGCGCAGCCAGGGCCTGGAAGCGGAAGTGGCGGGCGAAGTGGCGCGCGGCCTGCAGCTGTCGGCCGGCTATGCCTATACGACGACGACCTACCTTGATGATCCCGACAACAAGGGCGAGGTCTTCTCGACCTGGACGCCGAAGCACATGCTGCGCCTGTGGTCCGGCTATACCCTGCCAGGCGAGTGGAACAAGTTCAGCGTCGGCGCCGGCGTGAACATGCAAAGCCATACGCTGGACTTCGGCCGCTCGTTCGACGTGGCCGGTTTCTCGCTGTGGAACGCGCGCCTGGCCTGGCAAGCCACGCCGCAGCTGTCGCTGGCCGTCAACGTCAACAACCTGTTCGACAAGCGCTATGTGATCCCGTCCTATAACGACACGGGCGGCAATAACCACTTTGGCGACCCGCGCAACGTGCAACTCACCCTGAAGTACACGCCGAAGTGGTAA
- a CDS encoding MFS transporter, which translates to MSKPPSTPPKKNSPGTVLFASLIGTTIEFFDFYIYATAAVLVFPKLFFPAGDPSAAVLQSLATFAIAFFARPIGSAVFGHFGDRIGRKATLVAALLTMGISTVIIGLLPTYAAIGTLAPLLLALCRFGQGLGLGGEWGGAVLLATENAPPGKRAWYGMFPQLGAPIGFFLSGGIFLLLSETLTDEQFFSYGWRIPFLASALLVIVGLYVRLKITETPDFQKVIEKNEVVKLPVATVFRQHGRMLFLGTIIALATFVLFYLMTVFALSWGTTKLGFTRKEFLVVQLFAVLFFALTIPFSAVLADRRGRRATMIWVSVAIAIFGLVLAPMFGSGVTWEVTLFMAVGLGLMGMTYGPLGTMLSELFPPEVRYTGASLTFNLAGILGASLAPYIATWLATNHGLQYVGYYLSLAAVLTLGALLMVGKPRAGKEAWE; encoded by the coding sequence ATGAGCAAGCCCCCGAGCACCCCCCCCAAGAAAAATTCCCCCGGCACGGTGCTGTTCGCCAGCCTGATCGGCACGACCATCGAGTTCTTCGACTTTTATATCTACGCCACCGCTGCCGTGCTGGTGTTCCCGAAACTGTTTTTCCCCGCCGGCGATCCGTCGGCCGCCGTGCTGCAGTCCCTGGCCACGTTTGCCATCGCCTTCTTCGCCCGCCCCATCGGTTCGGCCGTGTTCGGTCACTTCGGCGACCGCATCGGCCGCAAGGCCACTCTCGTGGCCGCCTTGCTGACCATGGGTATCTCCACCGTCATCATCGGCTTGCTGCCGACGTATGCCGCCATCGGTACCCTGGCGCCGTTGCTGCTGGCGCTGTGCCGTTTCGGCCAGGGCCTGGGTCTGGGCGGAGAATGGGGCGGCGCGGTGCTGCTGGCCACGGAAAATGCGCCACCGGGCAAACGCGCCTGGTACGGCATGTTCCCGCAGCTGGGCGCGCCGATCGGTTTCTTCCTGTCGGGCGGCATCTTCCTGTTGCTCAGCGAAACCCTGACCGATGAGCAATTCTTCAGCTATGGCTGGCGCATCCCCTTCCTGGCCAGCGCGCTGCTGGTCATCGTCGGCCTGTACGTGCGTCTGAAGATCACGGAAACGCCGGACTTCCAGAAAGTCATCGAGAAGAACGAAGTCGTCAAACTGCCCGTCGCCACCGTGTTCCGCCAGCATGGCCGCATGCTGTTCCTGGGCACCATCATCGCCCTGGCCACCTTCGTGCTGTTCTACCTGATGACGGTGTTTGCCTTGAGCTGGGGCACGACCAAGCTGGGCTTCACGCGCAAGGAATTCCTCGTCGTGCAGCTGTTTGCCGTGCTGTTCTTTGCGCTGACGATTCCATTTTCGGCCGTGCTGGCCGACCGCCGCGGCCGCCGCGCCACCATGATCTGGGTTTCCGTCGCCATCGCCATCTTCGGCCTGGTGCTCGCGCCGATGTTCGGCTCCGGCGTGACGTGGGAAGTGACGCTCTTCATGGCCGTCGGCCTGGGCCTGATGGGCATGACCTACGGACCGCTGGGCACCATGCTGTCCGAGCTGTTCCCGCCCGAAGTGCGCTACACGGGCGCTTCGCTGACGTTCAACCTGGCGGGCATTCTGGGCGCCTCGCTGGCACCGTACATCGCCACCTGGCTGGCCACCAACCATGGCTTGCAATACGTGGGCTATTACCTGTCGCTGGCAGCCGTACTGACCCTGGGCGCGCTGCTGATGGTGGGCAAGCCACGCGCGGGCAAGGAAGCGTGGGAATAA
- a CDS encoding thioredoxin family protein has product MMHDTYAVAQPTRAEIDALAGPALLEFGTGWCGHCRATQAPLAAAFAQHPGVLHLRVEDGPGRALGRHFRVKLWPTLIFLKDGQEVARLVRPLDSADISRAFALIAA; this is encoded by the coding sequence ATGATGCACGACACGTATGCTGTAGCACAACCCACGCGCGCCGAGATCGACGCCCTGGCGGGGCCGGCCCTGCTGGAATTTGGCACGGGCTGGTGCGGCCATTGCCGCGCCACCCAGGCGCCGCTGGCTGCAGCGTTTGCGCAGCACCCCGGGGTGCTGCACCTGCGCGTCGAAGACGGCCCCGGCCGCGCGCTGGGGCGCCACTTCCGGGTCAAGCTGTGGCCGACCCTGATCTTTTTGAAAGATGGCCAGGAAGTGGCGCGCCTCGTGCGCCCGCTTGACAGTGCGGACATCTCCAGGGCGTTTGCCCTGATTGCGGCATAA
- a CDS encoding fumarylacetoacetate hydrolase family protein: MSYVIPAAIQPSVPVTGSVDTFPVHRIYCVGRNYVEHAKEMGHTGREAPFFFMKPHDAVLPVAAGTTGELPYPAQTQDFQHEMELVVAIGKGGSDIGVADALSHVWGYALGLDMTRRDVQGAAKKLGRPWETGKAFEHSAPIGPITPAALAGDVSHAAITLHVNGELRQASTIDMLIWNVAETIADLSTYFTLQPGDLIYTGTPAGVAAVQRGDELLGAIDGLGTLRVKVV; encoded by the coding sequence ATGTCGTATGTCATTCCCGCAGCCATCCAGCCCAGCGTTCCCGTTACCGGCAGCGTTGATACGTTCCCGGTTCACCGTATCTATTGCGTGGGCCGCAACTATGTCGAGCACGCCAAGGAAATGGGCCACACGGGCCGCGAGGCGCCGTTTTTCTTCATGAAGCCACACGACGCCGTGCTGCCCGTGGCAGCTGGCACGACGGGCGAGTTGCCGTATCCGGCGCAAACGCAGGATTTCCAGCACGAGATGGAACTGGTGGTGGCCATCGGCAAGGGCGGCAGCGATATCGGCGTGGCCGACGCGCTGAGCCATGTCTGGGGGTATGCGCTTGGCCTGGACATGACGCGACGCGACGTGCAGGGCGCGGCAAAAAAACTGGGCCGTCCGTGGGAGACGGGCAAGGCCTTCGAGCACTCGGCGCCCATCGGCCCCATCACTCCGGCTGCGCTGGCAGGCGACGTCAGCCATGCCGCCATCACCCTGCACGTGAATGGCGAGTTGCGCCAGGCCAGCACGATCGACATGCTGATCTGGAACGTGGCCGAAACCATCGCCGACCTGTCGACCTATTTCACTTTGCAGCCGGGCGACCTGATCTACACGGGCACGCCGGCCGGCGTGGCGGCCGTGCAGCGCGGCGACGAGCTGCTGGGCGCCATCGATGGCCTGGGCACTTTGCGCGTGAAAGTGGTCTGA
- the pcaF gene encoding 3-oxoadipyl-CoA thiolase yields MTHAYICDAQRTPFGRYGGGLAGVRADDLGAVPIRALMARNPNVDWTAITDVLYGCANQAGEDNRNVARMAALLAGLPDSVPGATLNRLCGSGLDAIGSAARFIKSGEAGLLIAGGVESMSRAPFVMGKADSAFSRGMKMEDTTIGWRFINPLMKAQYGVDSMPETAENVASDFGISRADQDAFALASQVKALAAQQAGVFDSEICPVSIAQKKGEPIVVSRDEHPRATTLETLAKLKPVVRADGTITAGNASGVNDGAAALLLADEANAARFGLTPRARVVAMATAGVAPRIMGIGPAPATLKVLAMTGLTLADFDVIELNEAFAAQGLAVLRQLGLQDDDIRVNPNGGAIALGHPLGASGARLAMTAVNQLHRTGGRYALCTMCIGVGQGIALVLERV; encoded by the coding sequence ATGACCCACGCATACATTTGCGACGCGCAGCGCACGCCGTTTGGCCGCTATGGCGGCGGACTCGCTGGCGTGCGCGCCGACGACCTGGGCGCCGTGCCCATTCGTGCCTTGATGGCGCGCAACCCCAATGTGGACTGGACGGCCATCACCGACGTGCTGTACGGCTGCGCCAACCAGGCGGGCGAGGACAACCGCAACGTGGCGCGCATGGCCGCCTTGCTGGCCGGCTTGCCCGACAGCGTGCCGGGCGCCACCCTGAACCGCCTGTGCGGCTCGGGCCTGGACGCCATCGGCAGCGCCGCGCGCTTCATCAAGAGCGGCGAAGCGGGCTTGCTGATCGCTGGAGGCGTGGAAAGCATGAGCCGCGCGCCATTCGTTATGGGCAAGGCCGACAGCGCTTTTTCGCGCGGCATGAAAATGGAAGACACGACCATCGGCTGGCGCTTCATCAACCCCTTGATGAAGGCGCAGTACGGTGTCGATTCTATGCCGGAAACGGCGGAAAACGTGGCGTCCGACTTTGGTATCAGCCGCGCGGACCAGGACGCGTTCGCGCTGGCCAGCCAGGTCAAGGCGCTGGCGGCGCAGCAGGCGGGCGTGTTCGACAGTGAAATCTGTCCCGTCAGCATCGCCCAAAAGAAGGGCGAGCCCATCGTCGTTTCCCGTGACGAGCATCCACGCGCCACCACGCTGGAGACCCTGGCCAAATTGAAACCCGTCGTGCGCGCCGATGGCACGATCACGGCCGGCAACGCATCCGGCGTCAACGATGGCGCGGCGGCGCTGCTGCTGGCCGACGAAGCGAACGCGGCCCGTTTTGGCCTGACGCCGCGCGCCCGCGTGGTGGCCATGGCGACGGCCGGCGTGGCGCCGCGCATCATGGGCATCGGCCCCGCGCCCGCCACCCTGAAAGTGCTGGCCATGACGGGTTTGACCCTGGCCGACTTCGACGTCATCGAACTGAACGAAGCGTTTGCCGCCCAGGGCCTGGCCGTGCTGCGCCAGCTGGGCTTGCAGGATGACGACATCCGCGTCAACCCGAATGGCGGCGCGATTGCCCTCGGTCATCCGCTGGGCGCCTCGGGTGCGCGTCTGGCCATGACGGCCGTCAACCAGTTGCACCGCACGGGCGGACGCTATGCGCTCTGTACCATGTGCATCGGCGTGGGCCAGGGTATTGCGCTGGTGCTGGAACGGGTCTGA
- a CDS encoding 3-oxoacid CoA-transferase subunit B — protein sequence MNKWNRDQMAARVAADIHDGSVVNLGIGLPTLVANHLPAGAEIILHSENGVIGMGPAPAPGEEDYDLINAGKQPVTLLPGGSYFHHADSFAMMRGGHLDICVLGAFQVSATGDLANWHTGAPDAIPAVGGAMDLAIGAKKTWVMMELLTKTGESKLVQACSYPLTGIGCVSRIYSDLAVLDLGPNGAVVVELADGLSFEQLQALTAVPLTDGR from the coding sequence ATGAATAAATGGAATCGAGATCAAATGGCGGCCAGGGTGGCGGCCGACATCCATGACGGCAGTGTCGTCAACCTCGGCATCGGCTTGCCGACCCTGGTGGCGAACCACTTGCCGGCTGGCGCGGAGATCATCCTGCACAGCGAAAACGGCGTGATCGGCATGGGCCCCGCGCCCGCACCGGGCGAGGAAGACTATGACCTGATCAATGCAGGCAAGCAGCCCGTCACCTTGCTGCCCGGCGGCAGCTATTTCCACCATGCCGACAGCTTCGCCATGATGCGCGGCGGCCACCTCGACATCTGCGTGCTGGGCGCGTTTCAAGTCTCCGCCACGGGCGACCTGGCCAACTGGCACACGGGCGCGCCGGACGCCATTCCCGCCGTGGGCGGGGCCATGGACCTGGCCATCGGCGCAAAAAAAACCTGGGTCATGATGGAATTGCTGACCAAGACGGGGGAAAGCAAGCTGGTGCAGGCGTGCAGCTATCCGCTGACGGGCATCGGGTGTGTCAGCCGCATCTACAGCGACCTGGCCGTGCTCGACCTGGGGCCAAACGGCGCCGTGGTGGTCGAACTGGCCGATGGCTTGAGTTTTGAACAGCTGCAAGCGTTGACGGCCGTGCCGCTGACGGACGGACGTTAA
- a CDS encoding 3-oxoacid CoA-transferase subunit A has product MIDKLRSSVLDALADIHDGATVMIGGFGGAGQPAELIDGLIAHGARDLVIVNNNAGNGDSGLAALLKNGQVRKIICSFPRQADSHVFDALYRAGKLELELVPQGNLAERIRAAGAGIGGFFTPTGYGTDLAKGKETREIDGRMYVFESPIHADFALIKAEQGDRWGNLTYRKTARNFGPIMAMAAKVSIASVHEVLDLGSIDPEHVITPGLFVQRLVQVPRTATGPAGFKAA; this is encoded by the coding sequence ATGATCGACAAACTGCGTTCCAGCGTGCTTGATGCGCTGGCCGATATCCACGATGGCGCCACCGTCATGATTGGCGGCTTTGGCGGCGCGGGCCAGCCGGCCGAGCTGATCGACGGCTTGATCGCCCACGGCGCGCGCGACCTCGTCATCGTCAACAACAATGCGGGCAATGGCGATTCGGGCCTGGCGGCACTGCTGAAAAACGGGCAAGTGCGCAAGATCATCTGCTCGTTCCCGCGCCAGGCCGATTCGCACGTCTTCGACGCGCTGTACCGCGCGGGCAAGCTGGAGCTGGAACTGGTGCCGCAGGGCAATCTGGCCGAGCGCATCCGCGCCGCCGGCGCCGGCATCGGCGGCTTTTTCACGCCCACGGGCTATGGCACGGACTTGGCCAAGGGCAAGGAAACGCGCGAGATCGACGGCCGCATGTATGTGTTCGAGTCGCCGATCCACGCCGATTTCGCGCTGATCAAGGCGGAGCAGGGCGACCGCTGGGGCAACCTGACTTACCGCAAGACGGCGCGCAACTTCGGCCCCATCATGGCCATGGCCGCGAAAGTCAGCATTGCTTCCGTGCACGAGGTGCTTGACTTGGGCAGCATCGATCCCGAGCACGTCATCACGCCGGGCCTGTTCGTGCAGCGCCTCGTGCAAGTGCCGCGCACGGCCACCGGCCCCGCCGGCTTCAAAGCTGCCTGA
- a CDS encoding IclR family transcriptional regulator domain-containing protein produces the protein MTARSSTSLATEDTVDADGAPRPGDSYVQSFARGLAVLRSFGAEAPQQTLSEVAERAQLTRAGARRILHTLLHLGYVEADGRLFRLTPKVLDLGYAYLSSLPVWTQAQPLLEELMQTLRQSCSATVLDGDDIVYVVRLSAHRTMSINLGIGSRLPAYCTSMGRVLLSGLAPEVLRERLSKMALLKITPATKVDIDVLMEEIAQVRRQGWCLVQEELEQGLIALAAPVFDRAGKVVAAINVSGQTAGPSVAHLLEHSLPKLLDTANRVSALVRVQQ, from the coding sequence ATGACCGCACGCAGCAGCACCTCCCTTGCTACCGAAGACACCGTCGATGCCGACGGCGCGCCCCGCCCTGGCGACAGCTATGTGCAATCGTTCGCGCGCGGCCTGGCCGTACTGCGCAGCTTTGGCGCAGAGGCGCCGCAACAGACCCTGAGCGAAGTGGCGGAACGGGCGCAGCTGACGCGCGCGGGCGCGCGGCGCATCCTGCACACCTTGTTGCATCTCGGTTATGTGGAAGCGGACGGGCGGCTGTTCCGTCTGACGCCCAAGGTGCTCGACCTCGGTTACGCCTATCTGTCGTCCTTGCCCGTGTGGACACAGGCGCAGCCGCTGCTGGAAGAATTGATGCAGACCTTGCGCCAGTCTTGCTCGGCCACCGTGCTCGACGGCGACGACATCGTGTATGTCGTGCGCCTGTCCGCGCACCGCACCATGTCGATCAACCTGGGCATCGGCAGCCGCTTGCCCGCGTACTGCACTTCGATGGGCAGAGTGTTGCTATCGGGCCTGGCGCCCGAGGTGCTGCGCGAACGGCTGTCAAAGATGGCGCTGCTGAAAATCACGCCGGCGACCAAGGTCGATATCGATGTCTTGATGGAAGAGATTGCGCAAGTGCGGCGCCAGGGCTGGTGCCTTGTGCAGGAAGAGCTGGAGCAAGGCTTGATCGCCCTGGCCGCGCCCGTGTTCGACCGGGCCGGCAAGGTGGTGGCGGCGATCAATGTCAGCGGCCAGACGGCAGGGCCGTCCGTGGCGCATCTGCTGGAACACAGCTTGCCGAAACTGCTCGATACGGCAAACAGGGTCAGCGCCCTGGTGCGGGTACAGCAGTAG